From Sporosarcina sp. 6E9, a single genomic window includes:
- a CDS encoding transposase, whose product MKDVQFLVRIRKTFKMETLKSYEPTHPNVTKNELVSIIMREEPVRYIEFIDDDGNPYHLITNRLDLTEEEILEAYKNRWYIELFFKWLKQHVKVSHLFSHSPVGIWNQMYIALITCALAEIMRLIYQPTKSG is encoded by the coding sequence TTGAAAGATGTACAATTTCTCGTCCGTATTAGAAAGACCTTTAAGATGGAAACGTTAAAGTCTTACGAACCTACACATCCTAATGTTACAAAGAATGAATTGGTATCAATAATAATGCGGGAAGAACCTGTTCGTTATATCGAATTCATTGACGATGACGGGAATCCTTATCACTTGATTACAAATCGGCTAGATTTAACAGAAGAAGAAATTTTAGAGGCTTATAAAAATCGTTGGTATATCGAACTGTTCTTTAAATGGTTAAAACAGCATGTGAAAGTTAGCCATTTATTCAGTCATTCTCCTGTTGGAATCTGGAATCAAATGTACATTGCATTAATTACCTGCGCATTAGCTGAAATCATGCGACTTATCTATCAACCGACTAAAAGTGGTTGA